A genomic window from Silene latifolia isolate original U9 population chromosome Y, ASM4854445v1, whole genome shotgun sequence includes:
- the LOC141628601 gene encoding uncharacterized protein LOC141628601 — protein sequence MRANDDEEFDIGLKKIFCHRDVYISEAEGYEFTFDNGEAGVDNRQCRLDRAFSNEGWRELFPYAKVINMNREWSDHSPVKVVLDGRERLDGPRVRNFHFEQIWVGEEGCEDTIKKMWEEEDWNVVETIARCSRELQKWKGVSIGKIMRDLSRKRRRLEWLNNNERTVENVRERKAVIKDINFLLQQEEVFWRRRSRALWLKEGDRNTKYFHRKAGQRKKKNRIGRIIVEGERVVTGEDGIKGAAVDFFSSLFTSSQPDAFDGLLEGLKDRVTLAMNESLRAEYKGEEVFEALQQMHPLKAPGPDAFVPGRRLRQGDPLSPYLFILCAEVLSSMIRRKVEEGVLHGIRVAPSSPVVSHLLFADDSLIFVKANETRAGVVMDLLGQYESASGQLVSKEKTTVSFSKGTAAWRRDKVASVLGVQVVQEQGKYLGLPTVIGHSKQVLNKVVRDKLYSKMQGWRGNNSSYTWRSICDAKHVMRLGVRRRVGDGKGTRVWLDPWIPGTSSRCVISPRGGFDLEMKVDELMVAGEARWDREKVGAMFLPFETERIMSIRLSELAQEDSWCWDGARDGEYSVREGYRLLAADESDEGEQSDTSMGSWLWKAIWSTPVLPRIKVFMCQLCSDALPVKSNIATRVRDFDCSCPKCHDGEESCIHMVRDCGWNEEVWEMVGLEVFRSHRNLRIREWVEVELRAMGVEERILFMTSCWVIWEQRNKLLFDNGMWTGERVVRRVTDVVWEMKFLTEDRSEEQRRQGISLEGGRWSRPSGGVWKISVDAGVKEGMGVGLGAVCRNGDGRVAWAVSVQAEGVCPVQMAEAEAVLLGLKEARCVGMRNVIVESDCLNVVADLQGGKKGRSDIFLIYKEILSLVPSFDSVIFNYTRRDCNKLAHLVAHASPWIIGRRFWLDVLPLSFANVAEQDLINI from the exons ATGAGGGCTAATGATGATGAAGAGTTTGATATTGGTTTGAAGAAAATTTTTTGTCACAGAGATGTGTATatatctgaggcggag GGGTATGAATTTACTTTTGACAATGGAGAAGCAGGGGTGGATAATAGGCAATGTAGGTTGGATCGTGCGTTTAGTAATGAGGGATGGCGGGAACTTTTCCCGTATGCGAAAGTGATTAATATGAACCGTGAGTGGTCGGATCACTCGCCTGTTAAGGTGGTACTGGATGGCCGTGAGAGGCTTGACGGGCCACGGGTGCGTAATTTCCATTTTGAACAAATATGGGTGGGGGAGGAAGGGTGTGAGGATACTATTAAGAAAATGTGGGAGGAAGAAGATTGGAATGTCGTGGAAACTATTGCTAGGTGTTCGCGAGAATTGCAGAAGTGGAAGGGGGTGAGTATAGGTAAGATAATGAGAGATTTGAGTCGGAAGAGGAGACGGTTGGAGTGGTTGAATAACAATGAGCGAACCGTGGAGAACGTGCGAGAAAGGAAGGCTGTCATTAAAGACATTAATTTTCTATTGCAGCAGGAGGAAGTCTTCTGGAGACGGAGATCGAGGGCATTGTGGCTGAAGGAGGGTGATAGAAATACCAAGTACTTTCATAGAAAGGCGGGGCAGCGGAAGAAAAAGAATCGGATTGGCAGGATTATTGTCGAAGGGGAGCGAGTTGTGACTGGGGAAGATGGGATAAAGGGTGCGGCTGTAGATTTCTTTAGTTCTCTGTTTACATCTTCGCAGCCAGATGCTTTTGATGGGCTACTAGAAGGACTCAAGGATAGGGTGACGTTGGCAATGAATGAAAGTTTAAGGGCTGAGTATAAGGGAGAAGAGGTGTTCGAGGCGTTACAGCAAATGCATCCCCTGAAAGCACCTGGACCTGACG CGTTTGTACCTGGTAGGAGATTGCGTCAAGGGGATCCGTTATCTCCTTATTTGTTTATTCTATGTGCAGAAGTGCTATCAAGTATGATTAGGCGGAAGGTGGAGGAGGGAGTGCTTCATGGAATCCGGGTGGCACCGTCTTCGCCGGTTGTCTCACATCTTCTCTTTGCAGACGATAGTTTAATTTTTGTTAAAGCTAACGAGACTCGGGCCGGGGTTGTCATGGACTTGTTGGGTCAGTATGAGAGTGCTTCTGGGCAGTTGGTTAGTAAGGAGAAGACTACAGTGTCGTTTAGTAAGGGCACAGCTGCTTGGCGAAGGGATAAGGTGGCTTCGGTGTTGGGTGTTCAGGTTGTGCAGGAGCAAGGAAAATATTTAGGCTTACCAACGGTTATCGGTCACTCCAAACAGGTTCTTAATAAGGTTGTCCGTGACAAATTGTATAGCAAGATGCAGGGTTGGCGTG GGAATAATTCAAGTTATACTTGGAGGAGTATCTGTGATGCAAAGCATGTGATGAGGTTGGGTGTCCGGAGGCGGGTGGGAGACGGGAAGGGAACGAGGGTGTGGCTGGACCCGTGGATACCTGGTACGTCTTCCAGGTGTGTGATCTCGCCGCGAGGTGGTTTCGATCTGGAGATGAAGGTTGATGAGCTGATGGTGGCAGGGGAAGCAAGGTGGGATAGGGAGAAGGTTGGGGCTATGTTTCTACCTTTTGAAACGGAGAGGATTATGAGTATAAGGCTGAGTGAATTAGCCCAGGAGGATAGTTGGTGCTGGGATGGAGCGCGTGATGGGGAGTACTCGGTTCGGGAGGGATACCGGTTGTTAGCTGCGGATGAAAGTGATGAAGGGGAGCAGTCCGATACTTCGATGGGGAGCTGGCTTTGGAAGGCGATTTGGAGCACGCCGGTATTACCAAGAATTAAAGTATTCATGTGTCAGCTGTGTAGTGATGCGCTACCGGTTAAAAGTAATATTGCGACCCGGGTTCGGGACTTCGATTGTTCTTGTCCTAAGTGTCACGATGGCGAGGAGTCTTGTATCCATATGGTTCGAGATTGCGGCTGGAATGAGGAGGTCTGGGAAATGGTGGGGCTGGAGGTTTTTAGGAGTCATAGAAATTTGCGCATAAGGGAGTGGGTGGAGGTCGAGCTACGTGCTATGGGGGTGGAGGAACGGATTCTTTTTATGACTTCTTGTTGGGTGATTTGGGAACAGAGAAATAAATTGTTATTTGACAATGGAATGTGGACGGGTGAGAGAGTTGTAAGGAGGGTGACGGATGTGGTTTGGGAGATGAAATTCTTAACGGAGGATAGGTCTGAGGAGCAAAGGAGGCAGGGGATTTCGTTGGAGGGGGGTCGCTGGAGTAGGCCGAGTGGTGGTGTGTGGAAGATTAGTGTTGACGCAGGCGTTAAGGAGGGAATGGGTGTAGGTTTGGGAGCAGTTTGCAGGAACGGTGATGGCAGGGTGGCTTGGGCAGTGTCGGTTCAGGCTGAGGGTGTTTGTCCCGTGCAAATGGCTGAGGCGGAGGCTGTTCTACTTGGTTTGAAGGAGGCTCGGTGTGTTGGGATGCGGAATGTTATCGTCGAAAGCGATTGTCTTAACGTGGTTGCTGATCTACAGGGAGGAAAGAAGGGGCGTAGCGATATTTTTCTCATTTACAAAGAAATATTAAGTTTAGTTCCGTCTTTTGATTCTGTTatttttaattatactcgtaggGATTGTAATAAGCTAGCTCACTTAGTAGCTCATGCTTCGCCATGGATCATAGGTAGGAGATTTTGGTTGGATGTTTTGCCGTTGTCTTTTGCGAATGTTGCGGAACAggatttaattaatatatga